In the genome of Candidatus Eisenbacteria bacterium, the window CACGATGCCGCCCCACCAGAACCAGCCCACGAGAGGATTCTCGTAGATCTTGAACGAGGCCTCGTCTCCCTCGGGGTCGAATCCCGCAAGGACCAGGTAGAGATCATGCTTCCAGGTCGAGTAGATCGCAACCTCCGTGGAGAGCTGCTGCGCCTTCTCGTACCAGGTCCGATGGGGAATGAGCCGGACGAGATCGCGGCCGTCCCGACTGAGCACCACACGGGCCGCGACCGACTCCTTCCCCGGTCCCGCTTCCTCCTCCAGCCCGAGGAAGGAAAACCCGTAGCCTCCCGCCTCGAACTCCTCCCCGGCCCTCGCCGTTCTCTCCCACTCGCGAGTGAACGCCGTCCCCGCGAAGCCGACGAACGCCAGCACGACGCCGACATGGACGATGTAGCCGCCATATCGGCGGGGCGCCCTCCAGAGCAATCTGCCGAGGGCGACCGGGATCGACTCGCGGCCCGCCCCTCGGCGCGCCTTCACGCCGCGCACGAACTCCCAGATGATCGTGACGAGGGCGAATGCGGACAGCGCGAAGATCGCGAGCGCGCTCGCGTGGCGCAGGCCGAGAAGAAGGAGGATCAATCCCGCCAGCAGACCGAGAGCGAGAGGGACGCCGATGACACGGATGGCTTCCACGCGACGCATCCGCTTCCAGGCGATCAGGGGCCCCGCTCCCAGCAGGAAGAGAAGGACGATCCCGATCGGCGTCATGATCGAATTGAAGTACGGCGGGCCCAGGCTCACCTTCACGCCGCGCACCACTTCGGAGAGGATGGGGAAGAAGGTCCCGAGCAGGACGGTGAAGGCGCCGCCCAGGAGGATCAGGTTGTTCAGAAGGAATCCCGCCTCGCGGGAGAGGAAGGAGTCGAGGACGTTCTCGCTCTTGAGAAGGGAACGCCGGTGGGCCAATAGGCCGAACGACCCGACAGCGAGAAAGGCCAGGAAGCCTCCGAACCAGGGGCCGATGGGGCTCTGCGCGAAGCTGTGCACCGATGAGACGAGCCCGCTTCGGGTGATGAACGTCCCGGTGATGGTCAGGAGGAAGGTGACCATGATCAACAGCATGTTCCAGACCTTCAGCATCCCCCGTCTCTCCTGGATCATCACGGAGTGGAGGAATGCCGTGCAGGTGAGCCACGG includes:
- a CDS encoding heme lyase CcmF/NrfE family subunit, with the translated sequence WVFLTAGNVLGGRWAYVELGWGGYWAWDPVENAALMPWLTCTAFLHSVMIQERRGMLKVWNMLLIMVTFLLTITGTFITRSGLVSSVHSFAQSPIGPWFGGFLAFLAVGSFGLLAHRRSLLKSENVLDSFLSREAGFLLNNLILLGGAFTVLLGTFFPILSEVVRGVKVSLGPPYFNSIMTPIGIVLLFLLGAGPLIAWKRMRRVEAIRVIGVPLALGLLAGLILLLLGLRHASALAIFALSAFALVTIIWEFVRGVKARRGAGRESIPVALGRLLWRAPRRYGGYIVHVGVVLAFVGFAGTAFTREWERTARAGEEFEAGGYGFSFLGLEEEAGPGKESVAARVVLSRDGRDLVRLIPHRTWYEKAQQLSTEVAIYSTWKHDLYLVLAGFDPEGDEASFKIYENPLVGWFWWGGIVMCLGGILVLIPGQRRRAP